A region from the Candidatus Bathyarchaeota archaeon genome encodes:
- a CDS encoding DUF99 family protein: MDDGKFHAFMREKIQYSVLCAVLMEACKIFDIKLARIKVDGFDATEKLINMLENISADAIILSGITFAGFNIIDPFLVFKKLNFPIIIISTKKPNNISMFKALKTHFYDWEKRWEIIENLGKIYSTIPKHGEPEIYFEVVGNNSDWAEMILKASSILSRIPEPVRVAGLIAKGVSNLNY; encoded by the coding sequence GTGGATGATGGAAAATTTCATGCATTTATGAGGGAAAAAATTCAATATTCAGTTCTTTGTGCTGTACTAATGGAAGCTTGTAAAATTTTTGATATAAAATTAGCTAGAATAAAAGTGGATGGTTTTGATGCAACAGAAAAATTGATAAATATGTTAGAGAACATATCAGCTGATGCAATTATTCTAAGCGGCATAACATTCGCTGGATTTAATATCATTGACCCATTTTTAGTTTTTAAGAAGTTGAATTTTCCAATCATAATAATCTCTACTAAAAAGCCAAACAATATTTCAATGTTTAAAGCCCTTAAAACACACTTTTATGATTGGGAAAAAAGATGGGAAATAATTGAAAATCTTGGAAAGATCTATTCTACAATTCCCAAACATGGTGAGCCTGAAATTTATTTTGAAGTTGTAGGTAATAATTCAGATTGGGCTGAGATGATCCTTAAAGCTTCTTCAATCCTCTCTAGAATTCCTGAGCCTGTTAGAGTTGCTGGATTAATAGCGAAAGGAGTTAGTAATTTAAATTATTAA